The Gammaproteobacteria bacterium genome window below encodes:
- a CDS encoding methyltransferase domain-containing protein, giving the protein MAKRRRPRARAPIVEEYARLAADYEQKWSVYIEATTEQTLARLQLRPDDRVLDIGCGTGALLDRLTRAHPLARLAGVDPVPEMLSVARRRLAESVELREGWAERLPFEAQQFDVVVSCNAFHYIRQPVEALREMDRVLRPGGRLIITDWCDDYLACRLCDLYLRWFSRAHFKTYGARECARLLEENGHAHVDIERYKINWLWGLMTASATKDAV; this is encoded by the coding sequence ATGGCTAAACGCCGGCGTCCTCGAGCGCGCGCACCGATCGTCGAGGAGTACGCGCGACTTGCGGCAGACTACGAGCAGAAATGGTCCGTCTATATCGAGGCGACGACTGAACAGACGCTGGCGCGCCTGCAGCTGCGCCCGGACGACCGGGTGCTCGACATCGGCTGCGGCACGGGCGCATTGCTCGATCGCCTCACTCGGGCTCACCCGCTGGCGCGGCTGGCCGGCGTCGATCCCGTGCCGGAGATGCTCAGCGTTGCCCGGCGCCGGCTTGCAGAGTCGGTCGAGCTGCGCGAAGGCTGGGCGGAGCGGCTACCCTTCGAAGCGCAACAATTCGATGTCGTCGTCTCGTGCAACGCATTTCACTACATCCGGCAGCCCGTCGAGGCGTTGCGCGAGATGGATCGCGTGCTGCGCCCGGGCGGCCGGCTCATCATCACCGACTGGTGCGACGACTATCTCGCGTGCCGCCTCTGCGACCTGTACCTGCGCTGGTTCAGCCGCGCGCATTTCAAGACCTACGGGGCGCGGGAATGCGCGCGACTTCTGGAGGAAAACGGGCACGCTCACGTGGACATCGAGCGCTACAAGATCAACTGGCTGTGGGGGTTGATGACGGCTAGCGCGACAAAGGATGCCGTCTGA
- a CDS encoding CopG family transcriptional regulator, translating to MRNVTVALDDTVADWARVWAARHHTSVSRMLGELLAEKMAHEERYMVAMEEFLAVTPVKLPKTKIADRPYPQRDALHER from the coding sequence ATGCGAAATGTAACGGTAGCTTTGGATGATACCGTCGCCGACTGGGCACGGGTCTGGGCGGCGCGACACCATACCAGTGTCTCGCGCATGTTGGGCGAGTTGCTGGCTGAGAAAATGGCGCATGAAGAGCGATACATGGTCGCAATGGAGGAATTTCTTGCCGTTACACCCGTGAAGCTGCCGAAAACAAAAATCGCCGATCGGCCTTATCCGCAGCGAGATGCGCTGCATGAACGCTAA
- a CDS encoding TlpA family protein disulfide reductase: MNRHQTSSSARLALVFVWTGTILLLAQGCDPETSTNSTPADGEKNTSGQPSASRQQAAAVFDASFHKLEDWSQMQSLSKWKGQYLVLNFWATWCKSCQHEVPELNKLYNQFKDKNTVVVGLAVDNADKVKDYIEQYGVDYPILVGGNEALELSKKMGNKVVGLPFTIMITPQGEVVETILGSTKRGTLPGILTPHLM, translated from the coding sequence ATGAATCGTCATCAAACCTCAAGCAGTGCCCGTCTCGCTCTAGTCTTTGTCTGGACGGGGACGATCCTGTTGCTCGCACAGGGCTGCGATCCGGAAACGTCCACTAACAGCACGCCGGCGGATGGTGAGAAAAACACCAGCGGCCAGCCGTCGGCGTCTCGCCAGCAGGCCGCGGCGGTGTTCGATGCAAGTTTTCATAAACTTGAAGACTGGAGCCAGATGCAGTCGCTCTCGAAATGGAAGGGCCAGTATCTGGTGCTGAATTTCTGGGCGACCTGGTGCAAGTCCTGCCAGCACGAGGTGCCGGAGCTGAACAAGCTCTACAATCAGTTCAAGGACAAGAATACGGTGGTCGTAGGTCTCGCTGTGGATAATGCCGACAAGGTCAAGGATTACATCGAGCAATATGGCGTCGATTATCCGATTCTCGTGGGCGGTAACGAGGCGCTGGAATTGTCGAAAAAGATGGGTAACAAGGTCGTCGGACTGCCGTTTACCATCATGATTACGCCGCAGGGCGAGGTGGTCGAAACCATTCTGGGATCCACCAAAAGGGGCACTTTGCCCGGAATTCTCACGCCGCATCTGATGTGA